One part of the Anaerolineales bacterium genome encodes these proteins:
- a CDS encoding ABC transporter permease subunit, translated as MAETKNTHLTEHPRGSLLHAALSAFVPGLGQFVAGARSRGFSLLLTVLTLFGLSMWTVAQRARFPEYAMATSVYFRIVLACAALLLFLLAVRHLLLRFVLKDPLAETFSMYGVAIVFFLLIIWVGDDILATVVSGDQLSQIHAGTALYSGAALAALWLWQVSDAARIGNTRSLGTKRDGSTRFPSMAGAIVLACLLVFALGYNLTAVDMPKAIREYEDVGILLPRLLWPWRAAFAYDQEVFEVVQRIQAPCTDEAAAPPPNPELANDPWISATPTCGELSSRPVTGGLILGTELTITGGNFVPGQEVLVRWANPIGNPFTPRGMGETTIIIDENGEFESKLNIPDAVISPETATGAQVHSLIIRQESVQVFGGRLSNEMNLALIGLLETIMIGLMATFFGIVAAFPLSFLAAKNLMAPIMSAPERIAGNVLGLLAGGWAGLQATDLVSDRLGGLEQAPVQIFLVGVIAVLGLGYVGLQLGGRLSEALLSRLGKGNGYWVASGLLAIMAGFPGYQLGLGFSRGIRAIVLGAEVAAINEEIYGMIGAVLAAAITLLYLYRRRSTRRVPVGLMLYAVIRTILNVVRSVEALIYAIIAAIWVGLGPFAGTLALTLHTIASLAKLYSEAIESIDPGPLEALDAVGANRLQSIVYAVVPQILPPVISFTVYRWDINVRMSTLLGFVGGGGIGFILLQWIRLYQYEAVGIAVWLIAITVAALDFVSSEIRERFV; from the coding sequence ATGGCTGAAACAAAGAACACACACTTGACCGAACACCCGCGCGGCAGCCTGCTGCACGCCGCTCTCTCGGCCTTCGTGCCCGGCCTGGGCCAGTTCGTGGCCGGGGCACGCAGCCGCGGCTTCAGCCTGCTTCTGACGGTGCTGACCCTGTTCGGGCTGAGCATGTGGACAGTGGCCCAGCGGGCGCGCTTCCCCGAATACGCCATGGCCACCAGCGTGTATTTCCGCATTGTGCTGGCCTGCGCTGCCCTGCTCTTGTTCCTGCTGGCAGTGCGCCATCTGTTACTCCGTTTTGTACTGAAGGACCCGTTGGCCGAAACGTTCAGCATGTATGGAGTGGCGATCGTATTCTTCCTGCTGATCATTTGGGTGGGTGACGATATATTGGCCACGGTGGTCTCTGGCGATCAACTAAGCCAGATTCACGCCGGCACGGCGCTGTACTCTGGCGCGGCGCTGGCGGCGTTGTGGCTGTGGCAGGTAAGCGATGCCGCTCGGATTGGCAATACCCGCAGCCTGGGCACCAAGCGAGACGGCAGCACACGCTTCCCCTCCATGGCTGGCGCCATCGTGCTGGCCTGTCTGCTGGTGTTTGCCTTAGGCTACAACCTGACCGCGGTGGACATGCCTAAGGCTATTCGTGAATACGAGGACGTTGGCATTTTGCTGCCGCGCCTGCTATGGCCCTGGCGGGCAGCCTTTGCCTATGACCAAGAAGTCTTTGAAGTTGTGCAGAGGATCCAGGCGCCGTGTACTGATGAGGCCGCGGCACCACCCCCCAATCCTGAGTTAGCCAATGATCCATGGATCAGCGCTACACCTACCTGCGGCGAGCTAAGCTCTCGCCCGGTGACCGGCGGCCTGATCCTGGGCACTGAACTGACGATCACCGGCGGCAATTTTGTCCCTGGGCAGGAAGTACTGGTCCGTTGGGCCAACCCGATCGGCAATCCCTTCACCCCGCGTGGGATGGGCGAAACCACGATCATCATTGATGAGAACGGTGAATTCGAAAGCAAGCTGAACATTCCAGATGCAGTGATTTCGCCTGAGACGGCTACCGGCGCTCAGGTGCATTCGCTGATCATTCGCCAGGAAAGTGTGCAAGTCTTCGGCGGCCGGTTGAGCAATGAAATGAACCTGGCCCTGATCGGCCTGCTGGAAACCATCATGATCGGCCTGATGGCAACGTTCTTCGGCATCGTGGCCGCCTTCCCGCTTTCGTTCCTGGCCGCCAAGAACCTGATGGCGCCGATCATGAGCGCCCCTGAACGCATTGCAGGCAACGTATTGGGCCTGCTGGCCGGCGGCTGGGCTGGCCTGCAAGCTACCGACCTTGTATCTGACCGCCTGGGCGGCCTGGAACAGGCTCCGGTGCAGATCTTCCTGGTGGGTGTCATCGCCGTGCTCGGCCTGGGCTATGTGGGCCTGCAGCTGGGCGGGCGCCTGAGTGAGGCGCTGCTCTCCCGGTTGGGTAAGGGCAACGGGTACTGGGTAGCCTCAGGGCTGCTGGCGATCATGGCCGGCTTCCCCGGCTACCAACTGGGCCTCGGCTTCAGCCGCGGCATCCGTGCGATCGTATTGGGCGCCGAAGTGGCCGCCATCAATGAAGAGATCTACGGCATGATCGGCGCGGTGTTGGCCGCCGCCATCACGCTGCTATACCTGTACCGTCGGCGCAGCACGCGCCGCGTGCCGGTGGGCCTGATGCTGTATGCGGTCATCCGCACCATTCTCAACGTGGTGCGCTCGGTGGAAGCGCTGATCTATGCGATCATCGCCGCGATCTGGGTAGGCCTGGGGCCGTTCGCCGGCACGCTGGCGCTGACCCTGCACACCATCGCCTCGCTGGCCAAGCTATACTCCGAAGCCATCGAGAGCATTGACCCCGGCCCGCTGGAGGCGCTGGACGCCGTGGGCGCCAACCGCCTGCAGAGCATTGTGTACGCGGTCGTGCCGCAGATCCTGCCTCCGGTGATCTCGTTCACGGTGTACCGCTGGGACATCAACGTGCGTATGTCCACGCTGCTGGGTTTTGTGGGCGGCGGCGGCATCGGCTTCATATTGCTCCAATGGATCCGCCTGTACCAGTATGAGGCGGTCGGCATTGCAGTCTGGCTGATCGCCATCACTGTGGCCGCGCTGGACTTTGTCAGCTCCGAGATCCGCGAGCGCTTCGTCTAG
- the ybeY gene encoding rRNA maturation RNase YbeY has protein sequence MIHLHIDGRYAAHKFDRKLKQAVQAALQHQQAPQAELTVVLTGDARLHALNRQYRGIDKPTDVLSFGDVEQMGENGNLYLGDVVISVPRARAQAKAAGHSLPAELQLLAVHGALHLLGHDHATPAQRRKMWAAQDAILQQLGLAIVSAEMETRPDVT, from the coding sequence ATGATCCATCTCCACATTGATGGCCGCTACGCAGCCCACAAGTTTGACCGCAAGCTCAAGCAGGCTGTACAAGCCGCTTTGCAGCATCAGCAGGCGCCTCAAGCCGAGCTCACCGTCGTCCTTACTGGGGATGCGCGCCTGCATGCTCTGAATCGCCAATACCGTGGCATAGACAAGCCCACGGACGTGCTCTCGTTTGGGGATGTGGAGCAGATGGGCGAAAACGGCAACCTGTACCTGGGGGACGTGGTCATTTCAGTGCCGCGTGCCCGCGCGCAGGCCAAAGCCGCCGGTCATAGCCTGCCCGCCGAGCTGCAATTGCTGGCCGTACACGGCGCGCTGCATCTGCTGGGGCATGACCATGCCACGCCGGCCCAGCGCCGCAAGATGTGGGCAGCTCAGGATGCCATTCTGCAGCAACTCGGCCTGGCCATTGTTTCGGCCGAGATGGAAACCCGGCCAGACGTCACATAA
- a CDS encoding HDIG domain-containing protein, which translates to MSEKTNSQRTPQRWSTRRSAFLWTLWTVCLLISVAALVMPFSTRQASLRAQVGDVASQDIVAPRTLNYQSAVFTERDRREASDAVAPVYGAPDANVARQQLEYLRSAVDFIDSVRADTYATLEQKIGDLTALQNVTLGRESAQAILLLNDSAWQNVRQEAIVVLEQIMRSSIRQNRLDEARRSVPALVSLSLPQDQATLVAEIVSAFVAPNSFYSEALTQAARQEAAAAVSPAVRTFVTNEIIVSRGQVLNEADLEALQQFGLVQPETGWRDYVGAAMLVLVAFALAALFLRFRPQLLDKIRELTLVSTLFIAFLLVARFVIVDRTVMPYLFPVAGFALLSATLYSSQAALVFSLVLSVLAAYNLPNAFDLTLYYFFGSLFGVLFLKRAQRVMAYFWAGAAVMLAGAAVLVAYRLPLASTDLVGLLTLLGAAGLNGFLSASLTIVLQLFLAQWLGLTTTVQLMELTRPDHPLLQFIMRHAPGTYQHSLLIANLSEQAAEAIGADALLTRIGSLYHDAGKARQPHYFIENQVTGAHNPHEDLTPHESAQRIIRHVPDGVELAHKHRLPQRIIDFIKEHHGTLVTRYQYARALEAAGGDETKVDQDDFRYDGPRPQSRETALVMLADGCEARTRAERPKTDEELAALVRSVIDGRLNNGQLEDTALTMRDLSVIADTFVTGLRGVYHPRLVYPDLDEKTLNALDAQPALKSFPPKQ; encoded by the coding sequence ATGTCTGAAAAAACCAATTCCCAACGCACACCGCAGCGTTGGTCCACTCGCCGGAGCGCTTTCTTGTGGACCCTTTGGACGGTCTGCCTGCTCATCTCGGTTGCGGCCCTGGTCATGCCCTTTTCCACCCGCCAGGCGAGTTTGCGCGCCCAGGTGGGCGATGTGGCCAGCCAGGATATCGTCGCGCCCCGCACCCTCAATTACCAGAGCGCGGTCTTCACCGAACGTGACCGCCGCGAGGCCTCCGACGCGGTGGCGCCCGTCTACGGCGCCCCGGATGCCAATGTCGCCCGCCAGCAGCTGGAATATCTGCGCTCGGCGGTTGATTTCATTGACAGCGTACGCGCTGACACCTACGCTACGCTGGAGCAAAAGATCGGCGATCTGACCGCCCTGCAAAACGTAACCCTGGGCCGCGAGAGCGCCCAGGCCATCCTGCTGCTCAATGACAGCGCCTGGCAGAACGTGCGCCAGGAAGCGATTGTGGTGCTGGAGCAGATCATGCGCAGCAGCATCCGCCAGAACCGCCTGGATGAAGCTCGCCGTAGCGTGCCTGCTCTCGTCAGCCTCTCGTTGCCGCAGGACCAGGCCACCCTGGTGGCCGAGATCGTTTCCGCCTTCGTGGCGCCTAACAGTTTCTACTCTGAGGCGCTGACCCAAGCCGCCCGCCAGGAGGCGGCCGCGGCGGTGTCACCCGCCGTGCGCACCTTCGTCACCAACGAGATCATTGTCTCGCGTGGCCAGGTGCTCAACGAGGCTGACCTGGAAGCTCTGCAGCAGTTTGGCCTGGTACAGCCTGAGACTGGCTGGCGCGACTATGTGGGCGCCGCCATGCTGGTGCTGGTGGCCTTTGCTCTGGCCGCCCTGTTCCTGCGCTTCCGCCCGCAGTTGCTCGACAAAATTCGCGAGCTCACGCTGGTTTCCACGCTCTTCATCGCCTTCCTGCTGGTGGCACGCTTCGTCATCGTAGACCGCACGGTAATGCCCTATCTGTTCCCGGTGGCGGGCTTTGCGCTGCTATCCGCCACACTGTATAGCTCCCAGGCCGCCCTGGTGTTCTCGCTGGTCCTCAGCGTACTGGCGGCCTATAACCTGCCCAATGCCTTTGACCTTACGCTGTACTATTTCTTCGGCAGCCTGTTTGGTGTGCTGTTCCTCAAGCGCGCCCAGCGCGTCATGGCCTACTTCTGGGCTGGCGCAGCCGTCATGCTGGCCGGCGCGGCCGTGCTGGTGGCCTACCGCCTGCCGCTCGCTTCTACCGACCTAGTGGGCTTGCTGACCCTGTTGGGTGCGGCTGGCCTCAATGGCTTCTTATCCGCCAGCCTCACCATCGTGCTGCAGCTCTTCCTGGCGCAGTGGCTTGGGCTCACGACCACCGTGCAGCTCATGGAGCTGACCCGCCCTGACCACCCGCTACTGCAATTCATCATGCGCCACGCGCCCGGCACCTACCAGCACAGCCTGCTGATCGCCAACCTGTCTGAGCAGGCAGCCGAAGCTATTGGCGCAGATGCTTTGCTCACCCGCATCGGTTCGCTCTATCACGATGCCGGCAAGGCTCGCCAGCCGCACTACTTCATCGAGAACCAGGTCACCGGCGCCCACAACCCGCACGAAGACCTGACCCCGCACGAGAGCGCCCAGCGCATCATCCGCCATGTGCCGGATGGCGTGGAGCTAGCCCACAAGCATCGCCTGCCGCAGCGCATCATTGACTTCATCAAGGAGCATCACGGCACCCTGGTGACCCGCTACCAGTATGCCCGCGCCCTGGAAGCTGCCGGCGGCGATGAGACCAAAGTGGATCAGGATGATTTCCGTTACGATGGCCCGCGCCCGCAATCCCGCGAGACCGCCCTGGTCATGCTGGCCGACGGCTGCGAAGCGCGCACGCGTGCCGAGCGCCCAAAGACCGACGAAGAGCTGGCCGCCCTGGTGCGCAGCGTAATCGACGGCCGCCTCAACAACGGCCAGCTGGAAGATACTGCCCTGACCATGCGTGATCTATCCGTGATCGCTGATACCTTCGTCACCGGCTTGCGCGGCGTTTACCACCCTCGCCTGGTCTACCCGGACCTGGACGAGAAGACCCTCAACGCCCTGGATGCCCAGCCGGCGCTGAAATCGTTCCCGCCCAAGCAATGA
- a CDS encoding GatB/YqeY domain-containing protein, which produces MSKKAELETALKDAMRANDTVRKNTLRGALAAVKEAEVAKRGELDDAAVISILQKELKSRHEAIAEGEKASRPDLVEANKLEASILEAYLPAGLSADEIEAIVTAAIAESGASAPSDMGKVMKLVLPQVQGRADGGQISALVKAKLQG; this is translated from the coding sequence ATGAGCAAAAAAGCTGAGCTTGAAACCGCCCTGAAAGACGCCATGAGGGCCAATGACACCGTGCGCAAGAACACCTTGCGCGGTGCCCTGGCGGCGGTGAAGGAAGCCGAAGTTGCCAAACGCGGTGAGCTGGATGACGCGGCCGTCATCTCCATCCTCCAGAAGGAGCTCAAGTCGCGCCACGAAGCCATCGCCGAGGGCGAGAAAGCCTCCCGGCCTGACCTGGTTGAGGCCAACAAGCTGGAAGCCAGCATCCTCGAAGCCTATCTGCCCGCCGGCCTCAGCGCCGATGAGATCGAAGCCATTGTCACCGCCGCCATCGCCGAATCGGGCGCCAGCGCCCCGTCTGATATGGGCAAGGTCATGAAACTCGTTCTGCCCCAGGTGCAGGGCCGCGCCGACGGTGGCCAGATCAGCGCCCTGGTCAAGGCGAAATTGCAGGGGTAG
- a CDS encoding histidine triad nucleotide-binding protein encodes MANDCIFCKIVAGELPATKLYQDELVTAFRDIHPLAPTHILIIPNAHLASTNDLAPEHAAAAGRMLTLVPELAQQEGIAQSGYRLIMNTGADGRQEVAHMHLHLLGGRRMQHPLG; translated from the coding sequence ATGGCCAACGATTGCATCTTCTGCAAGATCGTGGCGGGCGAGCTACCCGCAACGAAACTCTATCAGGATGAGCTGGTCACCGCCTTCCGTGACATCCATCCCCTCGCGCCCACTCACATCCTCATCATCCCCAATGCGCACCTGGCCAGCACCAACGACCTGGCGCCTGAGCATGCCGCCGCAGCCGGCCGGATGCTGACCCTGGTACCGGAACTGGCCCAGCAGGAGGGCATTGCCCAAAGCGGCTACCGGCTCATCATGAACACTGGCGCCGATGGCCGCCAGGAAGTGGCGCACATGCACCTGCATCTGCTTGGCGGACGCCGCATGCAGCACCCGCTGGGGTAG
- a CDS encoding tetratricopeptide repeat protein yields MRRVSRKLWLLIPLAILVFALPTWWMRTWLPRQGGLPTPTATVAPSPLEETYRQAIELAASEPLDALPLLAELIDSPYASAALTIRQGIQGGRLSGDRAYLLTATGQSLAAVGEWAAARQAFLAAVEANPDYAEAWAYLGEALQKNGQDGLQALQKAEDLDPNSLSVRLFLALYWQRQADFERAEQNLRVAALQHPTNPLVQIQLAENAVLKGDTAGALPYLQRALDLAPNDPAIWRAVAAYSVESALYLEEIGLPTLERLLHQQPGQADYLVLNARALALLRRDTEAETYFVQALQADPDHVSAHLFYGIFLLAGQRLDEARQHLNTVLALQPVGPQASLAAHWLAQISQ; encoded by the coding sequence ATGCGCCGCGTCTCCCGCAAGCTCTGGCTGCTGATCCCGCTCGCCATCCTGGTCTTCGCCCTGCCCACCTGGTGGATGCGCACCTGGCTGCCGCGCCAGGGCGGCCTGCCAACGCCTACCGCCACCGTGGCACCCTCGCCGCTGGAGGAGACCTACCGCCAGGCCATCGAGCTCGCCGCCAGCGAGCCGCTGGATGCGCTGCCGCTGCTGGCTGAGCTGATCGACAGCCCGTACGCCAGCGCGGCGCTGACCATTCGCCAAGGCATCCAGGGCGGCCGCCTCAGTGGCGACCGCGCCTATCTTCTCACCGCCACCGGCCAGTCGCTGGCCGCGGTGGGCGAATGGGCCGCGGCGCGCCAGGCCTTCCTGGCGGCGGTGGAGGCCAACCCAGACTACGCGGAAGCCTGGGCCTATCTTGGCGAAGCTCTGCAAAAGAACGGGCAAGACGGCTTGCAAGCCCTGCAAAAAGCGGAGGATCTCGACCCCAATTCGCTGTCGGTGCGCTTGTTCCTGGCCCTGTACTGGCAGCGCCAGGCCGACTTTGAGCGCGCCGAGCAGAACCTGCGCGTGGCCGCCCTGCAACACCCCACCAATCCGCTGGTGCAGATCCAGTTGGCTGAGAATGCCGTGCTCAAAGGCGATACGGCCGGCGCGTTGCCGTACCTGCAGCGCGCCCTGGACTTGGCGCCCAACGACCCGGCCATCTGGCGCGCCGTGGCCGCTTACAGCGTGGAATCGGCCCTGTATCTGGAAGAGATCGGCCTGCCCACGCTGGAGCGCCTGCTGCACCAGCAGCCAGGCCAGGCCGACTATCTGGTTCTCAATGCCCGCGCTCTGGCCCTGCTGCGCCGTGACACCGAGGCTGAGACCTACTTCGTGCAGGCCCTGCAGGCCGATCCTGACCACGTATCGGCTCACCTTTTTTATGGCATCTTTCTGCTGGCTGGCCAGCGGCTTGATGAAGCCCGCCAGCATCTCAATACCGTGCTGGCTCTGCAGCCTGTCGGTCCCCAGGCCAGCCTGGCCGCCCACTGGCTAGCACAAATATCCCAGTAG
- a CDS encoding acyl-CoA dehydrogenase family protein, producing MDFRLSEEHLMVQKMVRDFVQKEVKPIIQEWDRKQEMAPFILPRMAELGILGINIPVRYGGQGFDYITLGLVCEELEAGDSPLRVVMSVHMGLNSMALLQWGTEEQKQKFLTPQAKGEKYACFGLTEPGAGSDVAGMKATARREGDEYVLNGEKMWISLASKAHHALIVARTNPDAEPHDGLSAFIVELDRKGITTGDIHGKLGMRAGSTGYIAMQDVRVPLENRLGEEGEGFKIAMSCLDNGRYTVAAGATGLIRASLDASVKYSHERKAFNKEIGQFQLVQQKIAYMVQQYETSRLLYLKAGWLKNQGERNTRETSLAKWYATDASFDAASEAIQVHGAYGYSDEYDVERYLRNSKGGVIYEGTSEIHQLMQAGYALGYRKDAELRCELPAYDAEYWQAEG from the coding sequence ATGGACTTTCGACTAAGTGAAGAGCACCTGATGGTGCAAAAAATGGTGCGGGACTTTGTGCAGAAAGAGGTCAAGCCCATTATTCAGGAGTGGGACCGCAAGCAGGAGATGGCCCCTTTCATTTTGCCGCGCATGGCCGAGCTGGGCATCCTGGGCATCAACATCCCGGTGCGCTACGGCGGCCAGGGTTTTGACTACATTACCCTGGGCCTGGTGTGCGAGGAGCTGGAAGCCGGCGACAGCCCGCTGCGCGTAGTGATGTCTGTGCACATGGGCCTGAACAGCATGGCCCTGTTGCAATGGGGCACCGAGGAGCAGAAGCAGAAGTTTCTGACCCCGCAGGCCAAGGGCGAGAAGTACGCCTGCTTTGGCCTGACGGAGCCGGGCGCCGGCTCCGACGTGGCCGGCATGAAGGCCACCGCCCGCCGCGAAGGCGACGAATACGTACTTAACGGCGAGAAGATGTGGATCTCGCTGGCCAGCAAGGCCCACCACGCCCTGATCGTGGCGCGCACCAACCCGGATGCAGAGCCGCATGACGGGCTGAGCGCGTTCATTGTGGAGTTGGATCGCAAGGGCATCACCACCGGCGACATTCACGGCAAGCTGGGTATGCGCGCCGGTTCCACCGGCTACATTGCCATGCAAGACGTGCGCGTGCCGCTGGAGAACCGCCTGGGCGAAGAGGGCGAAGGCTTCAAGATCGCCATGTCGTGCCTGGACAACGGGCGCTACACCGTTGCGGCCGGGGCCACGGGCCTGATCCGCGCCAGCCTGGATGCCAGCGTCAAGTATTCGCACGAGCGCAAGGCGTTCAACAAGGAGATCGGCCAGTTCCAACTGGTGCAGCAGAAGATCGCTTACATGGTGCAGCAATACGAAACCTCGCGCCTGCTGTATCTGAAGGCGGGCTGGCTGAAGAACCAGGGTGAGCGCAACACGCGCGAGACCTCACTGGCCAAGTGGTACGCGACGGACGCGTCGTTCGACGCGGCCTCGGAAGCCATCCAGGTGCATGGCGCCTACGGCTACAGCGACGAGTACGATGTGGAGCGCTACCTGCGCAATTCCAAGGGTGGCGTGATCTACGAAGGCACCAGTGAGATCCACCAGCTGATGCAGGCTGGCTATGCGCTGGGCTATCGCAAGGATGCTGAGCTGCGCTGCGAACTGCCGGCCTACGATGCGGAGTACTGGCAGGCGGAAGGATAG
- a CDS encoding electron transfer flavoprotein subunit beta/FixA family protein: MKIAVFVKQVPDSAAKLSVDNGNVNWGDAPLVINPWDEYAVEAALQLAEKHNGEVAAISLGGEDAKEALKHALAMGAGSATLISDPALANADAAAAAKVFAAAVQKLGGVDLAIFGKQAIDSDTGLAPAMTARVLGWPALSMVAAIPSLEAGSIKVERAIEEGRQVVESKLPAVLSIVKDFAEPRYPSFMGIRKASKAEVPVWSLGDLGISAPESKVSWTEITAPAAREVSNEMVTGANADEIAAKLADLIIAEGVL; encoded by the coding sequence TTGAAGATCGCAGTATTTGTGAAACAAGTGCCGGACTCAGCTGCCAAGCTGTCAGTTGATAACGGCAATGTGAACTGGGGCGACGCCCCGCTGGTGATCAACCCGTGGGATGAATACGCCGTGGAGGCCGCCCTGCAACTGGCCGAGAAGCACAACGGCGAAGTGGCCGCCATCAGCCTGGGCGGCGAGGACGCCAAAGAGGCGCTGAAGCACGCCCTGGCCATGGGAGCGGGCAGCGCCACGCTGATCAGCGACCCGGCGCTGGCGAATGCCGACGCAGCCGCGGCCGCCAAGGTGTTTGCGGCGGCAGTGCAGAAGCTGGGCGGCGTGGACCTGGCCATCTTCGGCAAGCAAGCCATCGACTCGGACACCGGGCTGGCCCCGGCCATGACCGCCCGCGTGCTGGGCTGGCCGGCCTTGAGCATGGTGGCCGCCATCCCCTCGCTGGAGGCGGGCAGCATCAAGGTAGAGCGCGCCATCGAAGAAGGCCGCCAGGTGGTGGAAAGCAAGCTGCCGGCGGTGCTGAGCATCGTCAAGGATTTTGCTGAGCCACGCTATCCGTCGTTCATGGGTATTCGCAAAGCCTCCAAGGCCGAAGTGCCGGTATGGAGCCTGGGTGACCTGGGTATCAGCGCTCCTGAATCAAAGGTGAGCTGGACCGAGATCACTGCCCCGGCCGCGCGCGAGGTCAGCAACGAGATGGTGACCGGCGCCAACGCCGACGAGATCGCCGCCAAGCTGGCCGACCTGATCATTGCTGAGGGGGTGCTGTAA
- a CDS encoding electron transfer flavoprotein subunit alpha/FixB family protein, whose amino-acid sequence MACIWVYVDHFKGTALPASYEAIAAAKTLGGKVTALVFGQGVDALAQTAFHYGADEVLLGDDASLADYRAEAYASLLSKLAKEQQPDAVLFPTSIRGREIAAMAAIDLDTGVLVDVTEISKDGDNFAATHPIYAGKLLSKVTVSAKPALITLRGRAFGKPVADASRSGTVTKVAAAVADGDLPTKVVDYATVEGRVSLGDAGVIVSGGRGVANNPALTPPAEITDEKEKEIWRAQQGFIMLGELAQTLGGAVGASRAAVDAGYIPYANQVGQTGKVVSPDLYIALGISGAIQHLAGMRTSKVIVAINKDPDAPIFKLARFGVVGDLYEIVPALTKALKERLGK is encoded by the coding sequence ATGGCCTGCATTTGGGTATACGTAGACCATTTCAAAGGCACGGCCCTGCCCGCCTCGTATGAAGCCATCGCCGCCGCCAAGACCCTTGGCGGCAAGGTGACCGCCCTGGTCTTCGGCCAGGGCGTGGACGCGCTGGCCCAGACCGCCTTCCACTATGGCGCGGACGAAGTGCTGCTGGGCGATGACGCCAGCCTGGCCGATTACCGCGCCGAAGCCTATGCCAGCTTGCTGAGCAAACTGGCCAAAGAGCAACAGCCGGATGCGGTGCTGTTCCCGACCAGCATCCGTGGCCGAGAGATCGCCGCCATGGCGGCGATCGACCTGGACACGGGGGTGCTGGTGGACGTGACCGAGATCAGCAAAGACGGCGACAACTTCGCCGCCACCCACCCCATCTATGCCGGCAAGCTGTTGAGCAAAGTGACAGTGAGCGCCAAACCGGCGTTGATCACGCTGCGCGGCCGCGCCTTTGGCAAGCCGGTGGCGGATGCCAGCCGCAGCGGCACGGTAACCAAGGTCGCCGCGGCCGTAGCCGATGGCGACCTACCGACCAAAGTGGTGGACTACGCCACCGTGGAAGGCCGGGTGAGCCTGGGCGATGCCGGCGTGATCGTTTCGGGCGGGCGCGGTGTGGCCAACAACCCGGCCCTGACCCCGCCAGCCGAGATCACCGACGAAAAAGAGAAAGAGATCTGGCGCGCCCAGCAGGGCTTCATCATGCTCGGCGAACTGGCCCAGACCCTGGGCGGCGCGGTCGGCGCCAGCCGGGCCGCGGTGGATGCGGGCTACATTCCGTATGCCAACCAGGTCGGACAGACCGGCAAAGTGGTCTCGCCCGACTTGTACATTGCGCTCGGCATCTCGGGCGCCATCCAGCATTTGGCGGGCATGCGCACCAGCAAGGTCATCGTGGCGATCAATAAGGATCCCGATGCACCCATCTTCAAACTGGCCCGCTTTGGCGTAGTGGGCGATCTGTACGAGATCGTGCCGGCGTTGACCAAGGCGTTGAAAGAACGGCTGGGGAAATAG
- a CDS encoding DUF3662 domain-containing protein, with product MSQLHRLEARLQRLIEDGTARLFSTQDTKAILASQLIEAMQAEVQFAGGEQLQAPGIYTILAHPEHASGLRANAGLLEELSEALRHAAAESGIAMAGELVLHVAPQDGLAEGEFRVRAAGVGESLGATQSLDANGAAGEVQIPVGAFLIVAGSDVFPLTQAIINIGRKNDNQLVIEHPQISRRHAQLRAIGGHYHFFDLGSTGGTRINGVEAKSAVLLAGDVIQLAGVVPLIYGQDAATSKAQETQEIHTSANPVK from the coding sequence ATGAGCCAGTTGCACCGCCTTGAGGCGCGCCTGCAGCGATTGATAGAAGACGGCACAGCGCGTTTATTCTCCACCCAGGACACCAAGGCCATTCTGGCCTCCCAACTCATTGAAGCTATGCAAGCCGAAGTGCAGTTTGCCGGGGGCGAGCAGCTGCAGGCGCCAGGCATTTATACGATCCTGGCCCACCCGGAACATGCCAGCGGGCTGCGCGCCAACGCGGGCTTGCTGGAGGAGTTGAGCGAGGCGCTGCGCCACGCCGCGGCCGAATCGGGGATTGCCATGGCGGGCGAGCTGGTGCTGCACGTGGCCCCACAGGATGGCCTGGCCGAAGGCGAGTTCCGCGTGCGGGCGGCCGGCGTGGGCGAGAGCCTGGGCGCTACGCAAAGCCTGGATGCCAATGGCGCAGCCGGCGAGGTGCAGATCCCCGTCGGCGCGTTCCTCATCGTGGCCGGCTCAGATGTCTTCCCGCTCACCCAGGCCATCATCAACATTGGCCGCAAGAACGATAACCAACTCGTGATCGAGCACCCGCAGATCTCACGGCGGCATGCCCAGCTGCGCGCCATCGGCGGGCACTACCACTTCTTTGACTTGGGTTCCACCGGCGGCACGCGCATCAACGGCGTCGAAGCCAAGAGCGCCGTGCTGCTGGCCGGCGACGTGATCCAACTGGCGGGCGTCGTGCCGCTCATCTACGGGCAGGACGCCGCCACAAGCAAGGCGCAGGAAACCCAGGAGATCCACACCAGCGCCAACCCTGTGAAGTAA